One Fusobacterium sp. JB019 genomic window carries:
- the rfbF gene encoding glucose-1-phosphate cytidylyltransferase, with the protein MKAVILAGGYGTRLSEATNLIPKPMVEIGGKPILWHIMKSYSHYGINEFVICCGYKGYVIKEFFANYFLHMSDVTFDLKNNSMEVHNSHAENWKVTLVDTGLDTMTGGRIKRIQKYIGNETFLLTYGDGVIDLNIEDSIKFHEKSEKALTVTAYKPQGKFGSLNISEDGSVKSFTEKPAGDGSWVNAGYFVCEPEIFNYIPDDDTCIFERSPLENIAKDGKMNSFKHTGFWKPMDILRDNKELNKMWDENNAPWKVWE; encoded by the coding sequence ATGAAAGCTGTAATACTTGCAGGGGGATATGGTACAAGATTAAGTGAAGCTACAAATTTAATTCCAAAACCAATGGTAGAAATAGGAGGAAAACCAATATTATGGCATATAATGAAGAGTTATTCTCATTATGGGATTAATGAATTTGTTATTTGTTGTGGATATAAGGGGTATGTAATTAAAGAATTTTTTGCTAATTATTTTTTACATATGAGTGATGTGACTTTTGATTTGAAAAATAACAGTATGGAGGTTCATAATTCTCATGCTGAAAATTGGAAAGTAACACTTGTAGATACAGGCCTTGATACAATGACTGGTGGAAGAATAAAAAGAATTCAAAAATATATAGGAAATGAAACTTTTTTGTTAACATATGGAGATGGAGTAATTGATTTAAATATAGAAGATTCTATAAAGTTTCATGAAAAATCAGAAAAAGCATTAACAGTTACAGCTTATAAACCTCAAGGTAAATTTGGTTCTTTAAATATATCTGAAGATGGAAGTGTAAAATCATTTACAGAAAAACCAGCAGGAGATGGAAGTTGGGTTAATGCTGGATATTTTGTGTGTGAGCCAGAAATATTTAATTATATTCCAGATGATGACACTTGTATATTTGAGAGATCTCCTTTAGAAAATATAGCAAAGGATGGGAAAATGAATTCATTTAAACACACTGGATTTTGGAAGCCTATGGATATTTTAAGAGACAATAAGGAACTTAATAAAATGTGGGATGAAAATAATGCTCCTTGGAAAGTTTGGGAATAG
- the rfbG gene encoding CDP-glucose 4,6-dehydratase, whose product MNMKNFKNIYKGKRVLVTGHTGFKGSWLSIWLNELGAKVIGYALDPYSEKDNFVLSKISDKIIDIRGDVRDKKHLNKVFNEYKPEIVFHLAAQPLVRLSYNIPVETYEVNVMGTINILEEIRKCEETKVGIMITTDKCYDNKEQIWGYRENEAFGGYDPYSSSKGACEIAISSWRNSFMNPKDYNNHKKSIASVRAGNVIGGGDWAKDRIIPDCIRAIEEKKDIEIRSPKAIRPWEHVLEPLSGYLLLGQKMLEDPIKYCEGWNFGPTLDSIVNVWEIGEKIIKYYGQGNLKDISDKKNVHEANLLLLDITKSRFKLNWKPTLTIDDSIRLTVDWYKNYKENNIYDFCIKQIEEFSRIGDKK is encoded by the coding sequence ATGAATATGAAAAATTTTAAAAATATATATAAGGGAAAGAGAGTTCTAGTTACAGGGCATACTGGTTTTAAAGGTTCTTGGCTTAGCATATGGCTAAATGAACTAGGTGCAAAAGTAATAGGTTATGCACTTGATCCATATAGTGAAAAAGATAATTTTGTTTTGTCTAAAATTTCAGATAAGATTATTGATATAAGAGGAGATGTTAGAGATAAAAAACATTTAAATAAGGTTTTTAATGAATATAAACCTGAAATAGTATTTCATTTAGCTGCTCAACCTTTAGTAAGATTATCCTATAATATTCCTGTAGAAACTTATGAGGTTAATGTTATGGGAACTATAAATATACTAGAAGAAATAAGAAAGTGTGAAGAGACTAAAGTAGGGATAATGATAACAACAGATAAATGTTATGATAATAAAGAACAAATTTGGGGTTATAGAGAAAATGAGGCTTTTGGAGGATATGATCCATATTCTTCTTCAAAAGGAGCTTGTGAAATAGCAATATCTTCTTGGAGAAATTCTTTTATGAATCCAAAAGATTATAATAACCATAAAAAATCAATAGCAAGTGTTAGAGCAGGAAATGTTATTGGTGGTGGAGACTGGGCAAAGGATAGAATAATACCAGATTGTATAAGAGCTATTGAAGAAAAAAAAGATATAGAGATAAGAAGTCCAAAAGCAATAAGACCTTGGGAACATGTATTGGAACCTTTAAGTGGGTATTTATTACTTGGGCAAAAAATGTTAGAAGACCCAATAAAATATTGTGAAGGTTGGAATTTTGGTCCAACTCTGGATTCTATTGTGAATGTTTGGGAAATAGGGGAAAAAATAATAAAATATTATGGGCAAGGTAATTTAAAAGATATTTCAGATAAAAAGAATGTCCATGAAGCTAATTTATTATTACTTGATATAACAAAATCAAGATTTAAATTAAACTGGAAACCAACATTAACTATAGATGATAGCATTAGACTAACAGTTGATTGGTATAAAAATTATAAAGAAAATAATATATATGATTTTTGTATAAAACAAATAGAAGAATTTTCTAGAATAGGAGATAAGAAATGA